A portion of the Streptomyces sp. NBC_01335 genome contains these proteins:
- a CDS encoding CGNR zinc finger domain-containing protein, producing MERWLALELASTIRHDGDGGVADDLATVEGTTRWIHGQRELLTGLVPAGGIEADEELRLAVTGLRRAVRALFARVVSPAPPSPADAHRLMPVDEALAHLNAVAAREPVAPQLDWPAGGEPASRLLSDQRDPHLRLVAALARAAVDFLSGPHREHLRACSAPRCVRYFVKSHGRQEWCKPSCGNRARAARHYERRRTAG from the coding sequence GTGGAGCGCTGGCTCGCACTGGAACTGGCGAGCACCATCCGCCACGACGGCGACGGCGGTGTCGCGGACGACCTGGCCACGGTCGAGGGCACGACCCGCTGGATCCACGGACAGCGCGAGCTGCTCACCGGCCTCGTCCCGGCGGGCGGGATCGAGGCGGACGAGGAGCTCAGACTCGCGGTGACCGGCCTGCGGCGCGCGGTCCGCGCGCTCTTCGCCCGGGTGGTCAGCCCCGCTCCGCCCAGTCCGGCGGACGCCCACCGGCTGATGCCCGTCGACGAGGCCCTGGCGCATCTCAACGCGGTGGCCGCCCGGGAGCCCGTCGCCCCGCAGCTGGACTGGCCGGCCGGCGGGGAACCCGCGAGCCGGCTCCTGTCGGACCAGCGCGATCCGCACCTGCGCCTGGTCGCGGCCCTGGCCCGCGCGGCCGTCGACTTCCTCAGCGGCCCGCACCGTGAGCACCTGCGCGCCTGCTCCGCGCCCCGGTGCGTGCGGTACTTCGTCAAGAGCCACGGGCGGCAGGAGTGGTGCAAGCCCTCGTGCGGGAACCGGGCCCGGGCGGCCCGCCACTACGAGCGGCGGCGTACGGCGGGCTGA